A single genomic interval of Bacillus spongiae harbors:
- a CDS encoding Stp1/IreP family PP2C-type Ser/Thr phosphatase, which yields MKAIFLTDTGKVRQHNEDHGGVFINQHGDRLAIVADGMGGHNAGDVASEMTVSLLADYWEKSDKFQTAQQSEDWLKTHILNVNKQLLEHARTHPECEGMGTTIVSAICTDRFLTIANIGDSRGYVYNESGLTQVTNDHSFVNELVKTGQISREDAEFHPRKNVLIRALGTEQHVEADVKTIMFEMDDVLLLCSDGLSNKLSESQMLDIITSSNDLQVRAQYMIDLANDNGGEDNISIVLLEFVNGDESR from the coding sequence GTGAAAGCTATATTTCTTACAGATACAGGTAAAGTTCGTCAGCATAATGAAGACCATGGAGGAGTTTTTATCAATCAACATGGGGACCGCTTGGCTATCGTAGCTGATGGTATGGGCGGTCATAATGCTGGCGATGTTGCTAGTGAAATGACTGTAAGCTTATTAGCAGACTACTGGGAGAAATCAGACAAGTTTCAAACTGCTCAACAATCAGAAGACTGGCTAAAAACGCATATTTTAAATGTAAATAAACAGCTTCTAGAGCACGCAAGAACACATCCAGAATGTGAAGGAATGGGAACCACAATTGTTTCCGCAATTTGTACAGATCGTTTTCTAACGATAGCAAATATTGGTGATAGTAGAGGATACGTTTATAATGAATCAGGGTTGACTCAAGTAACAAATGATCATTCTTTTGTTAATGAGTTAGTGAAGACAGGTCAAATATCGCGTGAAGATGCAGAATTTCATCCACGAAAAAATGTGCTCATACGTGCGTTAGGTACGGAACAACATGTAGAAGCGGATGTGAAAACCATCATGTTTGAAATGGATGATGTGCTGCTTCTCTGTTCAGACGGACTTAGTAATAAACTATCTGAATCTCAAATGTTAGATATCATTACTAGTTCTAATGACTTACAAGTAAGAGCCCAATACATGATTGATTTAGCCAATGATAATGGAGGAGAAGATAATATTTCCATTGTTTTGCTAGAGTTTGTAAACGGTGATGAAAGTAGGTGA
- the pknB gene encoding Stk1 family PASTA domain-containing Ser/Thr kinase translates to MLIGKRINGRYKVLEMIGGGGMANVYLARDMILDRDVAVKVLRMDFATQDEFIRRFKREAQSATSLAHANIVSIFDVGEEDGIYYLVMEYVDGLTLKQYIQKQYPISIDKAIDIMNQLTSAIQHAHQHHIIHRDIKPQNILIDHSGNIKITDFGIAMALTNTSITQTNSVLGSVHYLSPEQARGGMATKKSDIYSLGIVMFELITGRLPFSGESAVSIALKHLQSETPSLKRWTPNIPQSIENVVLKATAKDPFHRYDSVEDMKEDLSTALDAARINEQKFEIPLDEEATKAIPIITDHHVNSHLSETKIHETAEQPKVQTVKEKPKKKRKWLWIILTLFVLGLGISAYFIVPLLMGSKEVEVPDLSGKNLREAYSILSSQGFEFGDEIELPDEEIEKGLIIKTSPKAGQSVKEGTEIDLYISTGKETYSVGNYIGNSYEQVKKQLTTLGFKVSEEPVFSTESEGTITKQNISPGEKVVPEETEIILSVSQGIETFTLDDLKNMSLNDLNNYEREKRITIKYLEEEYSDDVPENHVIRHNPSAGARIEVGSTVEVVLSKGKEEVPPRRVTKTIMIPYEPTEDGMPNQVTVSYQDSATLNEEVNTIEITENTPYQFQFHIEEGEKASWKVIRNGEVIIEDELTFEEAE, encoded by the coding sequence ATGTTGATAGGAAAGAGAATTAATGGTCGTTACAAAGTCCTTGAGATGATCGGGGGCGGAGGGATGGCCAATGTTTATTTAGCCAGAGATATGATTCTTGATCGTGATGTAGCCGTGAAAGTATTACGGATGGATTTTGCTACTCAAGATGAATTTATTCGTCGATTTAAACGTGAAGCGCAGTCTGCAACAAGTCTTGCGCATGCTAATATCGTAAGCATTTTTGATGTTGGAGAAGAAGATGGTATCTATTATCTCGTAATGGAGTATGTAGATGGGCTTACTTTAAAGCAATACATACAAAAGCAGTATCCAATATCAATCGATAAAGCGATTGATATTATGAACCAACTAACTTCCGCAATCCAGCATGCCCATCAACATCATATTATTCATCGTGATATCAAACCACAAAATATTTTAATTGATCATTCAGGAAATATCAAGATTACGGATTTCGGGATCGCGATGGCATTAACTAACACCTCAATTACTCAAACCAATTCAGTTTTGGGGTCAGTTCATTATTTATCTCCAGAACAAGCCAGAGGTGGGATGGCAACAAAAAAGTCTGATATCTATTCATTAGGAATCGTGATGTTTGAACTTATTACAGGGCGACTTCCGTTTTCAGGGGAATCTGCAGTTTCTATTGCATTAAAGCATTTGCAATCAGAGACACCGTCTTTAAAAAGGTGGACACCGAACATTCCTCAAAGTATCGAGAATGTTGTCTTAAAAGCAACCGCTAAAGATCCATTTCATCGATACGATAGTGTTGAGGATATGAAGGAAGATTTATCAACAGCATTGGATGCTGCAAGAATAAACGAGCAGAAATTTGAAATACCGCTAGATGAAGAGGCGACGAAAGCTATTCCGATTATTACAGATCATCATGTTAATAGCCATCTATCGGAAACAAAAATTCATGAAACGGCTGAACAACCGAAGGTACAAACGGTAAAGGAGAAGCCAAAGAAAAAACGAAAATGGTTATGGATTATTTTGACGCTCTTCGTGTTAGGGTTAGGAATCTCAGCTTATTTTATTGTTCCTTTATTAATGGGCTCTAAAGAAGTGGAAGTACCAGACCTATCTGGAAAGAATTTAAGGGAAGCTTATAGTATTTTATCGAGTCAAGGGTTTGAGTTCGGCGATGAAATAGAATTGCCCGATGAAGAAATTGAGAAAGGGTTAATTATTAAAACTTCTCCCAAAGCAGGCCAATCTGTAAAAGAAGGTACTGAAATAGACTTATACATTAGTACTGGAAAGGAAACCTATTCTGTGGGGAATTATATAGGTAATAGCTATGAACAGGTTAAGAAGCAATTAACAACTTTAGGTTTTAAAGTAAGTGAAGAACCTGTATTCAGCACAGAATCAGAAGGGACTATTACGAAGCAAAATATTAGTCCTGGTGAAAAGGTTGTCCCAGAAGAAACAGAGATTATATTAAGTGTGAGTCAAGGAATAGAAACGTTTACGCTGGATGACTTGAAAAATATGTCTCTTAATGACCTAAATAATTATGAACGTGAAAAGAGAATTACAATTAAGTATTTAGAAGAAGAATATAGTGACGACGTTCCTGAAAACCACGTTATTCGACATAATCCATCAGCTGGAGCTCGGATTGAAGTTGGAAGTACTGTAGAGGTCGTATTGTCAAAAGGAAAAGAGGAAGTACCTCCAAGAAGAGTAACAAAGACCATTATGATACCTTATGAACCAACAGAAGATGGTATGCCTAATCAAGTAACGGTATCCTATCAAGACTCAGCTACGTTAAATGAAGAAGTAAATACAATTGAAATAACTGAAAATACACCTTATCAATTTCAGTTTCATATTGAAGAAGGTGAAAAAGCGTCATGGAAGGTAATCCGTAATGGTGAGGTTATTATCGAGGACGAACTAACATTCGAGGAAGCAGAATAA
- the rsgA gene encoding ribosome small subunit-dependent GTPase A has protein sequence MPEGKIMKALSGFYYVQSGDKIVQCRGRGVFRKNKISPLVGDYVVYQADNEKEGYILEIKPRINELIRPSIANVEQAILVFSAVEPDFSSSLLDRFLVLVEAKGIKPLICITKMDMVQDKKKTDILSYIEDYRGMGYDVIPTSSFSKEGLDELKPYLKNIISVFAGQSGVGKSSLLNALKPELELKTNHISSHLGRGKHTTRHVELIDVEGGWVADTPGFSSLEFTELELEELGSCFPEFVEKKNECKFRGCLHLNEPKCAIKSAVQSGDIPTYRYEHYVQFFEEIKDRKPRY, from the coding sequence ATGCCAGAAGGAAAAATAATGAAAGCACTTAGTGGTTTTTATTACGTTCAAAGTGGAGATAAAATAGTTCAGTGCAGAGGACGAGGAGTATTTCGAAAAAATAAGATTTCGCCTTTAGTTGGAGATTATGTTGTCTATCAAGCTGATAATGAAAAAGAGGGCTATATTTTAGAAATTAAACCTAGAATAAATGAATTAATAAGGCCTTCAATAGCGAATGTTGAGCAAGCTATTCTTGTTTTTTCTGCAGTGGAACCTGATTTTAGTAGTTCATTACTTGATCGATTTCTTGTGCTTGTAGAAGCAAAGGGGATTAAACCGCTAATATGTATTACAAAAATGGATATGGTTCAAGATAAGAAAAAAACGGATATCCTTTCTTATATAGAGGATTATAGAGGGATGGGGTATGATGTAATCCCTACCTCTTCATTCTCTAAAGAAGGACTAGACGAGTTAAAACCTTATTTAAAAAATATTATTTCCGTGTTTGCCGGTCAGTCCGGTGTGGGAAAAAGTTCATTGTTAAACGCCCTTAAGCCTGAGCTTGAATTAAAAACAAATCATATTTCTTCTCATTTAGGAAGAGGGAAGCATACAACCCGTCATGTGGAGCTCATAGATGTTGAAGGTGGGTGGGTTGCCGATACACCAGGTTTTAGTTCTTTAGAGTTCACGGAATTGGAACTAGAAGAATTAGGTAGTTGTTTTCCGGAGTTTGTAGAGAAAAAGAATGAATGTAAATTTAGAGGCTGTTTACATCTGAATGAACCTAAGTGTGCGATTAAGAGTGCCGTACAGTCTGGTGATATTCCTACTTATCGATACGAACATTATGTACAATTTTTTGAAGAGATTAAAGATAGAAAGCCGAGGTACTAG
- the rpe gene encoding ribulose-phosphate 3-epimerase — translation MVKIAPSILSADFAQLKNEIIDVEKGGADYIHIDVMDGHFVPNITIGPLIVSAVRPVTTLPLDVHLMIENPDQYIEAFAQAGADIITVHVEACPHLHRTIQQIKSFGIKAGVVLNPSTPPEMIQHVLGDIDMVLMMTVNPGFGGQSFIHSVLPKIKTVRNWIEENNLPIEIEVDGGINPETAKLCSDAGADVFVAGSAIYNHADREQAIKKIRQGIFK, via the coding sequence ATGGTTAAGATTGCGCCATCAATTTTGTCAGCAGATTTTGCACAGTTGAAAAATGAAATAATAGATGTTGAAAAAGGGGGAGCAGATTATATCCATATTGATGTAATGGATGGACATTTTGTTCCTAATATTACGATAGGGCCATTAATTGTTTCGGCGGTCCGCCCTGTTACTACATTGCCTTTAGATGTGCACTTAATGATTGAAAATCCAGATCAATATATTGAAGCGTTCGCACAGGCTGGAGCAGATATCATTACCGTTCATGTAGAAGCTTGCCCGCATCTTCATCGGACTATACAACAAATAAAGTCATTCGGTATTAAAGCGGGAGTAGTTTTAAACCCTAGTACCCCACCGGAGATGATTCAACATGTATTAGGAGATATAGATATGGTTCTTATGATGACAGTCAATCCTGGATTTGGAGGTCAGTCATTTATTCATTCTGTTTTGCCTAAGATTAAAACCGTCCGTAACTGGATTGAAGAAAATAATTTACCGATTGAGATTGAAGTAGACGGAGGAATAAATCCGGAAACAGCTAAATTATGTTCTGATGCTGGAGCTGATGTATTTGTTGCAGGCTCAGCTATTTATAATCATGCGGACAGAGAACAAGCTATTAAGAAGATTAGACAAGGGATATTTAAGTAA
- a CDS encoding thiamine diphosphokinase yields MIIHIVGGGPLTELPSLHNWNSPEIIWVGVDRGVYTLMKQSISPKVAFGDFDSVSKEEFEEIKHNVEQVYRYHPEKDETDMELAYTWAIEQSPNKIRIFGATGGRMDHFIANIQLLIRKVTNKISCNVEIVDSKNTLVVFPPGEYTVDIEQEKRYISFFSMSEKVENLSLLGFKYELNRHSLQLGSTLCISNELIQSSGTFSFTSGILLMVRSTD; encoded by the coding sequence ATGATTATTCATATAGTCGGAGGCGGACCGTTAACTGAGCTTCCGAGTTTACATAATTGGAATTCACCAGAAATAATTTGGGTAGGTGTGGATCGAGGAGTATATACATTAATGAAGCAATCCATTTCACCTAAGGTAGCATTCGGAGATTTTGATTCTGTATCAAAAGAAGAATTTGAAGAAATTAAACATAATGTAGAACAAGTTTATCGTTATCATCCGGAAAAAGATGAAACAGACATGGAACTAGCGTATACATGGGCGATAGAGCAGTCACCAAATAAAATTCGAATCTTCGGAGCAACGGGGGGGAGAATGGATCATTTTATCGCAAATATACAACTCCTAATCCGAAAGGTAACAAATAAAATTTCTTGTAATGTAGAAATAGTGGATAGTAAGAATACCTTGGTTGTATTTCCCCCAGGAGAATATACAGTAGACATAGAGCAAGAAAAGCGCTATATTTCATTTTTCTCCATGAGTGAAAAAGTTGAGAATTTATCGCTTTTGGGTTTTAAATATGAACTAAATCGACATTCTCTCCAGTTAGGATCTACGCTATGTATTAGTAATGAACTTATTCAATCATCTGGTACTTTTTCCTTCACGAGTGGCATATTATTAATGGTAAGAAGTACAGATTAA
- the spoVM gene encoding stage V sporulation protein SpoVM: MRFYTIKLPRFIGGLVRAMLGTFKKE; encoded by the coding sequence ATGAGATTTTATACCATTAAACTACCAAGGTTTATAGGCGGCCTTGTCCGTGCCATGCTAGGAACGTTCAAAAAAGAATAG
- the rpmB gene encoding 50S ribosomal protein L28 encodes MPKKCVVTGRKARSGNARSHAMNATKRTWGANLQKVRILVDGKPKRVWVSARALKSGKVERV; translated from the coding sequence ATGCCAAAAAAATGCGTAGTTACAGGTCGTAAAGCTCGTTCTGGTAACGCTCGCTCCCACGCGATGAACGCTACAAAGCGTACTTGGGGCGCTAACCTTCAAAAAGTTCGCATTCTTGTAGACGGAAAGCCTAAACGTGTATGGGTTTCTGCAAGAGCATTAAAATCCGGTAAAGTAGAACGCGTATAA
- a CDS encoding Asp23/Gls24 family envelope stress response protein: MSIELTNSLGQIDISNDVIAMIAGGAAMDCYGIVGMASKNQIKDGLTDILRKENFTRGVIVRQEQEEVHIDMFIIVSYGTKISEVANNVQSKVKYTLDKTVGLTVDSVNIFVQGVRVTNP; encoded by the coding sequence ATGTCCATCGAACTAACAAACTCATTAGGACAAATCGATATTTCAAACGATGTAATTGCAATGATTGCTGGTGGAGCAGCAATGGATTGCTATGGTATCGTTGGTATGGCTTCGAAAAATCAAATCAAAGACGGTTTGACAGACATATTACGAAAAGAAAATTTCACACGTGGTGTGATTGTACGTCAAGAGCAGGAAGAAGTACATATTGATATGTTTATCATTGTTAGTTATGGAACAAAAATTTCAGAGGTAGCTAATAATGTACAATCAAAAGTGAAATATACTCTGGATAAAACCGTAGGATTAACGGTTGACTCTGTTAATATTTTTGTGCAAGGTGTTCGTGTGACGAACCCGTAG
- a CDS encoding DAK2 domain-containing protein yields the protein MSITALNGKRFAEMVIQGANHLSTNAQMVDALNVFPVPDGDTGTNMNLSMTSGAKEVQQNVREEIGKVASFLSRGLLMGARGNSGVILSQLFRGFGKAIESKHNVTTEEFALALEAGVNTAYKAVMKPVEGTILTVAKDAAKKAIEIAIEESDFVKFMQKVVDEGQASLNRTPELLPVLKEVGVVDSGGQGLLLIYEGFLAELKGETVSEMKSFQPHMEELVSAEHHKAQDFINTEDIEFGYCTEFMVRFTNEKTANHPFVEEVFREDLSQYGDSLLVISDDDIVKVHIHSEQPGEVLSYGQQYGDLIKIKIENMREQHTSIVGDTKPLQTDLPKKREKQEYGIVTVSMGEGIADLFKSIGAAYVIEGGQTMNPSTEDILKAIEEVHAEKVIILPNNKNIIMAAEQASEVADIDVVVVPSKTVPQGMAALLSFNPSATIEQNKEGMTTALSFVKTGQITYAVRDTNIDGVEIAKDDFMGIADGKIVITNSNKLESAKLLLENMIDEDTEIVTILHGEGVTSEEVESISEYVESHFEDVEIEVHDGKQPLYSFIFSIE from the coding sequence GTGTCAATTACAGCATTGAATGGAAAACGTTTTGCAGAGATGGTCATTCAAGGAGCAAATCACTTATCAACAAATGCTCAAATGGTCGATGCATTAAACGTATTTCCTGTTCCAGATGGAGATACTGGAACAAACATGAACTTATCAATGACATCAGGAGCTAAAGAAGTTCAGCAGAATGTACGGGAAGAAATCGGTAAAGTAGCATCTTTTCTTTCCCGAGGTCTCTTAATGGGTGCTCGTGGAAATTCTGGAGTCATTTTATCTCAATTGTTTAGAGGGTTTGGGAAAGCCATTGAATCAAAGCATAACGTGACGACAGAGGAATTTGCTCTTGCTTTAGAAGCAGGTGTTAATACAGCCTATAAAGCGGTTATGAAGCCTGTTGAAGGGACGATTTTGACCGTAGCAAAAGATGCTGCAAAAAAGGCAATAGAAATTGCCATAGAAGAGTCTGACTTTGTTAAGTTTATGCAAAAAGTTGTAGATGAAGGACAAGCTTCCTTAAATCGCACACCTGAATTACTTCCAGTATTAAAAGAAGTCGGGGTTGTGGATAGTGGTGGTCAAGGTTTACTTCTAATTTATGAAGGCTTTTTAGCAGAATTGAAAGGTGAAACCGTATCGGAAATGAAATCATTTCAACCTCATATGGAGGAGCTTGTTAGTGCTGAGCACCATAAGGCGCAGGACTTCATAAATACAGAAGATATTGAATTTGGCTACTGTACAGAATTTATGGTTCGATTTACAAATGAGAAAACAGCTAATCATCCATTTGTTGAAGAAGTGTTCAGAGAAGACTTAAGTCAATATGGCGATTCACTATTAGTGATTTCAGACGATGATATTGTTAAGGTTCATATTCATTCTGAACAGCCTGGTGAAGTCCTTTCTTATGGACAACAATATGGTGACTTGATTAAAATAAAAATAGAAAATATGAGAGAACAGCATACGTCTATTGTAGGGGACACAAAGCCCCTTCAAACCGACCTTCCGAAGAAAAGAGAAAAACAAGAGTATGGTATTGTAACGGTCTCTATGGGAGAAGGAATTGCTGATTTATTTAAAAGTATCGGTGCTGCTTATGTAATTGAAGGTGGACAAACCATGAACCCTAGCACAGAAGATATTTTAAAAGCGATCGAAGAGGTTCATGCTGAGAAGGTAATTATTCTTCCGAATAATAAAAACATCATTATGGCGGCGGAACAAGCTTCCGAAGTTGCTGACATAGATGTTGTAGTGGTCCCTTCCAAAACAGTACCACAAGGAATGGCTGCCTTACTTTCTTTTAACCCTTCTGCCACCATAGAGCAAAATAAAGAAGGAATGACAACGGCACTTTCATTTGTAAAAACAGGTCAAATAACGTACGCAGTTCGCGATACAAATATTGATGGTGTTGAAATTGCTAAAGATGACTTCATGGGGATAGCCGATGGCAAAATAGTCATAACAAACTCGAATAAATTAGAATCTGCAAAATTATTGCTCGAAAATATGATTGATGAAGATACTGAAATCGTCACCATTTTACATGGTGAAGGGGTCACATCTGAAGAAGTTGAATCAATTTCCGAGTATGTTGAATCACATTTTGAAGATGTTGAAATTGAAGTTCATGATGGAAAGCAGCCTTTGTATTCATTTATTTTTTCAATTGAATAG
- the sdaAB gene encoding L-serine ammonia-lyase, iron-sulfur-dependent subunit beta yields the protein MKYKSVFDIIGPIMIGPSSSHTAGAARIGRVARSLFRREPKWVTVSLYGSFAKTYKGHGTDVALIGGILDFDTFDERIISAIDIAKEKGIRITFHEEEAITDHPNTARINIGDENGSMELVGISIGGGKIEIIELNGFQLKLSGHHPAILVVHDDRFGAIASVSAILAKYKVNIGHMEVSRKEVGKMALMTIEVDQNINDNILTEISNLNNITQVTRIVD from the coding sequence ATGAAATACAAATCCGTTTTTGATATTATCGGCCCAATTATGATTGGACCCTCAAGTTCTCATACAGCAGGTGCTGCAAGGATTGGTCGCGTTGCACGAAGTTTGTTTAGGAGAGAACCGAAATGGGTAACGGTTTCATTATATGGTTCCTTTGCTAAGACGTATAAAGGCCATGGAACTGATGTTGCTCTTATTGGGGGGATATTAGATTTTGATACATTTGATGAACGTATTATTTCCGCAATTGACATCGCGAAGGAGAAAGGGATTCGAATCACCTTTCATGAAGAGGAAGCGATTACAGACCATCCTAATACGGCAAGAATTAATATAGGGGATGAAAATGGCTCCATGGAACTTGTTGGAATTTCTATTGGTGGTGGAAAAATAGAAATAATCGAGCTAAACGGTTTTCAATTAAAATTAAGTGGACATCATCCAGCTATATTAGTTGTCCATGATGACAGGTTTGGGGCAATAGCGTCAGTCTCTGCTATTTTAGCTAAGTATAAAGTCAATATTGGTCATATGGAAGTATCTCGAAAAGAGGTTGGCAAAATGGCTTTAATGACAATCGAAGTAGATCAAAATATTAACGATAATATTTTAACGGAAATTTCAAATCTAAATAATATTACTCAGGTAACAAGAATTGTAGATTAA
- the sdaAA gene encoding L-serine ammonia-lyase, iron-sulfur-dependent, subunit alpha has product MFRNVAELVELADSQNKKISDIMIEQEMKYKKKSRTDVMELMERNLVVMEQAVEKGLNGVQSHSGLTGGDALLMKKYIEKGNILSGETILDAVSKAVATNEVNAAMGTICATPTAGSAGVVPGTLFAVKNKLNPTREQMVRFLFTSGAFGFVVANNASISGAAGGCQAEVGSAAGMAAAAIVEMAGGSPAQCAEAMAITLKNMLGLVCDPVAGLVEVPCVKRNAMGAANAMVAADMALAGIESRIPCDEVIDAMYRIGLSMPVALRETAQGGLAATPTGRELEAKIFGIPLEKKNE; this is encoded by the coding sequence ATGTTTCGTAATGTTGCAGAATTAGTTGAATTAGCTGATAGTCAAAATAAAAAGATCTCTGACATCATGATTGAGCAAGAAATGAAATATAAGAAAAAATCACGAACTGATGTTATGGAGTTAATGGAACGTAATTTAGTCGTAATGGAGCAAGCAGTCGAAAAGGGATTGAATGGTGTGCAATCTCATTCAGGGTTAACCGGTGGTGATGCCCTACTCATGAAGAAGTATATTGAAAAAGGAAATATATTAAGTGGTGAAACGATACTTGATGCAGTTAGTAAGGCCGTTGCCACAAATGAAGTGAATGCAGCAATGGGGACAATTTGTGCAACACCCACAGCAGGATCTGCTGGTGTCGTCCCAGGAACACTTTTTGCTGTCAAAAACAAGTTGAATCCCACACGTGAGCAGATGGTTCGCTTTTTATTTACTTCAGGTGCTTTTGGTTTTGTTGTTGCAAATAATGCTTCCATTTCCGGAGCAGCTGGAGGGTGTCAAGCAGAAGTGGGGTCTGCAGCGGGGATGGCAGCTGCCGCGATTGTTGAGATGGCCGGAGGGTCTCCCGCTCAATGTGCGGAAGCGATGGCGATTACGTTGAAAAACATGCTGGGGCTTGTCTGTGACCCTGTAGCAGGTCTCGTTGAAGTACCATGTGTCAAACGTAATGCGATGGGCGCTGCGAATGCGATGGTTGCGGCTGACATGGCTTTAGCTGGAATTGAAAGTCGAATTCCTTGTGATGAGGTGATTGATGCTATGTATAGAATTGGTTTAAGTATGCCCGTGGCATTAAGAGAAACGGCACAAGGAGGGTTAGCGGCTACTCCAACGGGGAGAGAGCTAGAAGCGAAAATCTTTGGGATACCGCTAGAAAAGAAAAATGAATAA